The Candidatus Methylarchaceae archaeon HK02M2 genome includes the window ATAAATTAGATAAAGAAATAATTTACTTTCAAGACAGTTAAAGACGATTATGTTCCTCATATAACTTCTAATTTAACCTAGCGAGATATTTTTATTTGAAGATTATTTTAAAAAAGAAGAAATAAATTGGATAACTCCCAAAAACAAAAAATCAACCAATTCTCCGCAATACTGATAACAACGGCTCTTCTAATCGGTATATTCGCAGGTGGACTCTTAAGTTATTTAATAGTTACGAAACAAATCAATGATCTTCAAAACCAAGTCTCGACGCTACAAGAACAACTCACAAATCTTCCTTCAGTCCAAAATTTCACTTACGTCTTTGGAGATAATGCCTCTCTTGCTGAATTATACGAAAAAATCAAAGACTCTGTTGTCACAATTCGTGGATTACAAACCAATTTAGGGGAGTTATCCCCAACCACACAAGTTCAAGGGTCTGGGTTCATCTACAACTATACAGGACAAATTGTAATAATCACAAATTATCATGTAGTCCAAAACGCGATCAACATCACAGTGACCTTCATAAATGGAAATGGATACTCAGCTTCAGTGATAGGGTCGGACCCTTACGCCGATCTGGCTGTACTTTCAATAAACGCCCCACAAAGTGAATATAAACCACTAGAAATTGTTGATTCATCCACTTTACAAGTAGGTGATCCTGTGATAGCTGTCGGCAATCCCTATGGTCTATCGGGATCGATGACTACAGGTATAGTAAGCGCA containing:
- a CDS encoding trypsin-like peptidase domain-containing protein, which produces MDNSQKQKINQFSAILITTALLIGIFAGGLLSYLIVTKQINDLQNQVSTLQEQLTNLPSVQNFTYVFGDNASLAELYEKIKDSVVTIRGLQTNLGELSPTTQVQGSGFIYNYTGQIVIITNYHVVQNAINITVTFINGNGYSASVIGSDPYADLAVLSINAPQSEYKPLEIVDSSTLQVGDPVIAVGNPYGLSGSMTTGIVSALGRSITSEMIGRYPIANIIQITAPINPGNSGGPLLNYQGQVIGITTAIVAASQGIGFTIPSNTILREIGYLITEGSYDRHPWLGVSGIDMNYEIAKDMNANITYGWLIVQVVSGGPADQAGLQSDDIIIALNESPIVNGDDLATYLEEQTQPGQIISITIVRNNLTMMCTVELGTRPPP